Proteins encoded in a region of the Eschrichtius robustus isolate mEscRob2 chromosome 16, mEscRob2.pri, whole genome shotgun sequence genome:
- the ZKSCAN5 gene encoding zinc finger protein with KRAB and SCAN domains 5 isoform X2 — MIMTGSGEVIDLDPPAETSPEQEDLLIVKVEEEDCTWMREYNPPVFETFYQRFKHFQYHEASGPREALSQLRVLCCEWLRPELHTKEQILELLVLEQFLTILPEEFQTWVREHHPENGEEAVAVVENIQRELEERRQQIVACAEVLPPKVVPHGAGPESFSHQLLPVDPQPEHGPQRPHLLEENALPALQVPSLPLKDSQELTASLLSAGSQLVKIEDVADVAVSFILEEWGHLDQSQKSLCRDDRKENYGSITSMDYESRNDNVELIVKQISDEAESPWMTSGSPERNVPPSQEFGGVSDPHSVVERWQVNPPVGKSRQTSSQKRDLGAITDVNRKPNTNGERGHRCNDCGKFFLQASNFIQHRRIHTGEKPFKCGECGKSYNQRVHLTQHQRVHTGEKPYKCQVCGKAFRVSSHLVQHHSVHSGERPYGCPECGKSFGRHSHLIEHLKRHFREKSQRCNDKRSKNTKLNVKKKISEFSEADMEPTGIIPRNVSQVQDFGEGHEHQGKLDRKQGIPMKEILGQPSSKRMNFSEVTYVHKKSSTGERPHKCNECGKSFIQSAHLIQHQRIHTGEKPFRCDECGKSYNQRVHLTQHQRVHTGEKPYTCPLCGKAFRVRSHLVQHQSVHSGERPFKCNECGKGFGRRSHLAGHLRLHSREKSHQCHECGEIFFQYVSLIEHQVLHMGQKNEQNSIRGEAYSWNLTVIEDKKVELQEQPYKCDVCGKAFHYSSELIQHYRTHTAEKTYKWDMCRESVGQCSHTKQHPKSYSNLKAHQCNECGRGFALKAHLNQHQRIHTGEKPFQCKECGMSFSWSCSLFKHLRSHERTDPINTLSV, encoded by the exons ATGATAATGACAGGATCTGGGGAAGTTATAGACTTAGACCCTCCCGCGGAGACTTCACCAGAGCAAGAAGACCTTCTGATAGTGAAGGTGGAAGAAGAAGATTGCACCTGGATGCGGGAGTACAATCCGCCCGTGTTTGAGACTTTCTACCAGCGCTTCAAGCACTTCCAGTACCATGAAGCGTCAGGCCCCCGGGAGGCCCTCAGCCAGCTCCGGGTGCTCTGCTGTGAGTGGCTGCGGCCCGAGCTGCACACCAAGGAGCAGATCCTGGAGCTGCTGGTGCTGGAGCAGTTCCTGACCATCCTGCCTGAAGAGTTCCAGACCTGGGTGAGAGAACATCACCCGGAAAACGGAGAAGAGGCTGTGGCCGTGgtagaaaatatacaaagagaactAGAGGAACGCAGACAACAG ATCGTGGCGTGTGCTGAAGTGCTTCCTCCGAAGGTCGTGCCGCATGGAGCCGGGCCCGAGTCCTTCAGTCACCAGCTCCTGCCCGTGGACCCGCAGCCTGAACACGGGCCGCAGAGGCCTCATCTTCTGGAGGAAAACG CCCTTCCTGCTCTCCaagttccctcccttcccctgaaGGACAGCCAGGAGCTGACAGCCTCACTTCTCTCAGCTGGGTCCCAG ttggtgaaaattgaagATGTGGCTGACGTGGCTGTATCCTTCATCCTGGAGGAATGGGGACACTTGGACCAGTCCCAGAAGTCCCTCTGTAGGGATGACAGGAAGGAGAATTATGGGAGTATTACTTCCATGG ATTACGAGTCCAGGAACGACAATGTGGAACTCATAGTAAAGCAGATTTCTGATGAAGCCGAATCGCCCTGGATGACCTCAGGAAGCCCTGAAAGAAATGTCCCCCCGAGTCAAGAGTTTGGAGGAGTTAGCGACCCTCACAGCGTGGTAGAAAGGTGGCAGGTCAACCCCCCCGTGGGGAAGTCAAGGCAGACCTCCTCCCAGAAAAGAGATCTCGGCGCCATCACAGACGTGAACCGGAAGCCAAACACCAACGGCGAGAGAGGGCACCGATGTAACGACTGCGGGAAATTTTTCCTTCAGGCCTCCAACTTCATCCAGCACCGGCGAATCCACACGGGAGAGAAACCTTTTAAGTGCGGGGAGTGCGGGAAAAGCTATAACCAGCGCGTGCACCTCACCCAGCACCAGCGCGTGCACACCGGCGAGAAGCCTTACAAGTGCCAGGTGTGCGGGAAGGCCTTCCGTGTCAGCTCACACCTGGTCCAGCATCACAGCGTGCACAGCGGGGAGAGGCCCTACGGCTGCCCCGAGTGCGGGAAGAGCTTCGGGCGCCACTCCCACCTGATCGAGCACCTCAAGCGCCACTTCAGAGAGAAATCCCAAAGAT GCAATGATAAAAGAAGTAAGAATACAAAATTGAATGttaagaagaaaatttcagaattttCAGAAGCAGACATGGAACCAACAGGAATAATCCCAAGAAATGTTTCTCAGGTTCAAGATTTTGGAGAAGGCCATGAACACCAGGGCAAATTGGATAGAaagcagggaattcccatgaaaGAGATACTAGGACAACCCTCTTCAAAGAGGATGAATTTCAGCGAAGTCACGTATGTCCACAAAAAGTCCTCCACCGGAGAGAGACCGCATAAATGTAACGAATGTGGGAAAAGCTTTATTCAGAGTGCACATCTTATCCAGCATCAGCGAATACACACCGGGGAGAAACCATTTAGGTGTGACGAGTGTGGGAAAAGCTACAATCAGCGTGTGCACCTAACTCAGCATCAGCGGGTCCACACTGGGGAGAAGCCCTACACCTGTCCCTTGTGTGGGAAAGCATTTAGAGTGAGGTCCCACCTTGTTCAGCACCAGAGTGTGCACAGTGGGGAGAGGCCCTTTAAGTGTAATGAGTGCGGGAAAGGCTTTGGGAGACGTTCACACCTTGCTGGGCATCTGAGGCTCCACTCGAGAGAGAAATCCCATCAGTGTCATGAATGTGGAGAAATCTTTTTTCAGTACGTTAGCCTCATTGAACACCAGGTCCTCCACATGGgccagaaaaatgaacaaaatagcaTCCGCGGGGAAGCATACAGCTGGAACTTAACGGTGATTGAGGATAAGAAGGTTGAGTTGCAAGAGCAGCCTTATAAGTGTGATGTGTGTGGCAAAGCCTTTCATTACAGTTCAGAGCTCATTCAGCATTACAGAACTCATACCGCAGAGAAAACCTATAAATGGGATATGTGTAGAGAAAGCGTTGGCCAGTGTTCCCACACAAAACAACATCCAAAAAGCTATTCCAACCTGAAAGCCCATCAATGTAACGAATGTGGCAGAGGCTTTGCTCTGAAGGCACATCTTAATCAACATCAGAGGATCcatactggtgagaaaccctTTCAATGTAAAGAATGCGGAATGAGTTTCAGTTGGAGTTGTAGCCTCTTTAAACATCTGAGAAGTCACGAGAGGACAGATCCCATAAATACCTTAAGTGTCTAG
- the ZKSCAN5 gene encoding zinc finger protein with KRAB and SCAN domains 5 isoform X1: MIMTGSGEVIDLDPPAETSPEQEDLLIVKVEEEDCTWMREYNPPVFETFYQRFKHFQYHEASGPREALSQLRVLCCEWLRPELHTKEQILELLVLEQFLTILPEEFQTWVREHHPENGEEAVAVVENIQRELEERRQQIVACAEVLPPKVVPHGAGPESFSHQLLPVDPQPEHGPQRPHLLEENALPALQVPSLPLKDSQELTASLLSAGSQKLVKIEDVADVAVSFILEEWGHLDQSQKSLCRDDRKENYGSITSMDYESRNDNVELIVKQISDEAESPWMTSGSPERNVPPSQEFGGVSDPHSVVERWQVNPPVGKSRQTSSQKRDLGAITDVNRKPNTNGERGHRCNDCGKFFLQASNFIQHRRIHTGEKPFKCGECGKSYNQRVHLTQHQRVHTGEKPYKCQVCGKAFRVSSHLVQHHSVHSGERPYGCPECGKSFGRHSHLIEHLKRHFREKSQRCNDKRSKNTKLNVKKKISEFSEADMEPTGIIPRNVSQVQDFGEGHEHQGKLDRKQGIPMKEILGQPSSKRMNFSEVTYVHKKSSTGERPHKCNECGKSFIQSAHLIQHQRIHTGEKPFRCDECGKSYNQRVHLTQHQRVHTGEKPYTCPLCGKAFRVRSHLVQHQSVHSGERPFKCNECGKGFGRRSHLAGHLRLHSREKSHQCHECGEIFFQYVSLIEHQVLHMGQKNEQNSIRGEAYSWNLTVIEDKKVELQEQPYKCDVCGKAFHYSSELIQHYRTHTAEKTYKWDMCRESVGQCSHTKQHPKSYSNLKAHQCNECGRGFALKAHLNQHQRIHTGEKPFQCKECGMSFSWSCSLFKHLRSHERTDPINTLSV, encoded by the exons ATGATAATGACAGGATCTGGGGAAGTTATAGACTTAGACCCTCCCGCGGAGACTTCACCAGAGCAAGAAGACCTTCTGATAGTGAAGGTGGAAGAAGAAGATTGCACCTGGATGCGGGAGTACAATCCGCCCGTGTTTGAGACTTTCTACCAGCGCTTCAAGCACTTCCAGTACCATGAAGCGTCAGGCCCCCGGGAGGCCCTCAGCCAGCTCCGGGTGCTCTGCTGTGAGTGGCTGCGGCCCGAGCTGCACACCAAGGAGCAGATCCTGGAGCTGCTGGTGCTGGAGCAGTTCCTGACCATCCTGCCTGAAGAGTTCCAGACCTGGGTGAGAGAACATCACCCGGAAAACGGAGAAGAGGCTGTGGCCGTGgtagaaaatatacaaagagaactAGAGGAACGCAGACAACAG ATCGTGGCGTGTGCTGAAGTGCTTCCTCCGAAGGTCGTGCCGCATGGAGCCGGGCCCGAGTCCTTCAGTCACCAGCTCCTGCCCGTGGACCCGCAGCCTGAACACGGGCCGCAGAGGCCTCATCTTCTGGAGGAAAACG CCCTTCCTGCTCTCCaagttccctcccttcccctgaaGGACAGCCAGGAGCTGACAGCCTCACTTCTCTCAGCTGGGTCCCAG aagttggtgaaaattgaagATGTGGCTGACGTGGCTGTATCCTTCATCCTGGAGGAATGGGGACACTTGGACCAGTCCCAGAAGTCCCTCTGTAGGGATGACAGGAAGGAGAATTATGGGAGTATTACTTCCATGG ATTACGAGTCCAGGAACGACAATGTGGAACTCATAGTAAAGCAGATTTCTGATGAAGCCGAATCGCCCTGGATGACCTCAGGAAGCCCTGAAAGAAATGTCCCCCCGAGTCAAGAGTTTGGAGGAGTTAGCGACCCTCACAGCGTGGTAGAAAGGTGGCAGGTCAACCCCCCCGTGGGGAAGTCAAGGCAGACCTCCTCCCAGAAAAGAGATCTCGGCGCCATCACAGACGTGAACCGGAAGCCAAACACCAACGGCGAGAGAGGGCACCGATGTAACGACTGCGGGAAATTTTTCCTTCAGGCCTCCAACTTCATCCAGCACCGGCGAATCCACACGGGAGAGAAACCTTTTAAGTGCGGGGAGTGCGGGAAAAGCTATAACCAGCGCGTGCACCTCACCCAGCACCAGCGCGTGCACACCGGCGAGAAGCCTTACAAGTGCCAGGTGTGCGGGAAGGCCTTCCGTGTCAGCTCACACCTGGTCCAGCATCACAGCGTGCACAGCGGGGAGAGGCCCTACGGCTGCCCCGAGTGCGGGAAGAGCTTCGGGCGCCACTCCCACCTGATCGAGCACCTCAAGCGCCACTTCAGAGAGAAATCCCAAAGAT GCAATGATAAAAGAAGTAAGAATACAAAATTGAATGttaagaagaaaatttcagaattttCAGAAGCAGACATGGAACCAACAGGAATAATCCCAAGAAATGTTTCTCAGGTTCAAGATTTTGGAGAAGGCCATGAACACCAGGGCAAATTGGATAGAaagcagggaattcccatgaaaGAGATACTAGGACAACCCTCTTCAAAGAGGATGAATTTCAGCGAAGTCACGTATGTCCACAAAAAGTCCTCCACCGGAGAGAGACCGCATAAATGTAACGAATGTGGGAAAAGCTTTATTCAGAGTGCACATCTTATCCAGCATCAGCGAATACACACCGGGGAGAAACCATTTAGGTGTGACGAGTGTGGGAAAAGCTACAATCAGCGTGTGCACCTAACTCAGCATCAGCGGGTCCACACTGGGGAGAAGCCCTACACCTGTCCCTTGTGTGGGAAAGCATTTAGAGTGAGGTCCCACCTTGTTCAGCACCAGAGTGTGCACAGTGGGGAGAGGCCCTTTAAGTGTAATGAGTGCGGGAAAGGCTTTGGGAGACGTTCACACCTTGCTGGGCATCTGAGGCTCCACTCGAGAGAGAAATCCCATCAGTGTCATGAATGTGGAGAAATCTTTTTTCAGTACGTTAGCCTCATTGAACACCAGGTCCTCCACATGGgccagaaaaatgaacaaaatagcaTCCGCGGGGAAGCATACAGCTGGAACTTAACGGTGATTGAGGATAAGAAGGTTGAGTTGCAAGAGCAGCCTTATAAGTGTGATGTGTGTGGCAAAGCCTTTCATTACAGTTCAGAGCTCATTCAGCATTACAGAACTCATACCGCAGAGAAAACCTATAAATGGGATATGTGTAGAGAAAGCGTTGGCCAGTGTTCCCACACAAAACAACATCCAAAAAGCTATTCCAACCTGAAAGCCCATCAATGTAACGAATGTGGCAGAGGCTTTGCTCTGAAGGCACATCTTAATCAACATCAGAGGATCcatactggtgagaaaccctTTCAATGTAAAGAATGCGGAATGAGTTTCAGTTGGAGTTGTAGCCTCTTTAAACATCTGAGAAGTCACGAGAGGACAGATCCCATAAATACCTTAAGTGTCTAG
- the ZNF394 gene encoding zinc finger protein 394: MSWIWTASQGRVAALPLSDGPWIVKVEEDSPGGGESDPPGDCPDPETSRRHFRRFRYQEVAGPEEALSRLRELCRRWLRPEVHSKEQILELLVLEQFLTILPQELQAWVRKHCPESGEEAAALVWALQRELDGTSRQGLVTVPDVAVSLTWEEWERLDPAQRDLYRESAPKDYGNAVSPSLETRIENKELILKQEILEEVEPQGQLQGSQEKGPLSSECGDAHEDRIEKPSGDPSMLKLEKSPEDQGVTSISDLKSAPREEGDSKNNEFGPSAKSSNFVPAQHIQTAERPITGDERGNNCKHRLDTVKPHESLDSGENCHHSSLLEAQRRFHEERPYMCDTCEKSFKQRSDLFKHQRTHTGEKPYGCSVCGKSFSQSATLVKHQRTHTGEKPYTCPKCGDSFRQSSNLSRHQRVHMGEKHYTCHECGDICRISNHFRHQRTHQGERPYTCEECAKSFKRCSDLSKHQRIHTGEKPYECQECGKSFSQSATLVKHQRTHTGEKPYTCPKCGDSFRQSSHLNRHQRVHMGEKHYTCHECGEICRISNHFRHQRTHQGERPYTCEECAKSFKRCSDLSKHQRIHTGEKPYECQECGRSFSQSATLVKHQRTHTGEKPYRCLECGDSFRQSSHLIRHQRIHRNKAPSF, encoded by the exons ATGAGTTGGATCTGGACCGCAAGTCAAGGCAGGGTCGCTGCTCTGCCCCTGAGTGACGGACCTTGGATAGTGAAAGTGGAGGAAGATTCACCCGGAGGTGGGGAGTCCGACCCACCTGGGGACTGTCCGGATCCCGAAACTTCCCGACGGCATTTTAGGCGGTTCCGTTATCAGGAGGTGGCCGGACCCGAAGAGGCGCTGAGCCGACTCAGGGAACTTTGTCGTCGGTGGCTGAGGCCCGAGGTGCACTCGAAAGAGCAGATCCTGGAGCTGCTGGTGCTGGAGCAGTTCCTGACCATCCTGCCCCAGGAGCTCCAGGCCTGGGTGCGCAAGCACTGCCCGGAGAGCGGGGAGGAGGCTGCCGCCTTGGTTTGGGCTCTACAGAGAGAGCTTGATGGGACCTCACGCCAG GGGTTGGTGACAGTCCCGGATGTGGCGGTGTCTCTAACCTGGGAGGAATGGGAGCGTCTGGACCCAGCACAGAGGGACCTCTACAGGGAGAGTGCGCCGAAGGATTATGGGAACGCAGTCTCGCCAA GTTTGGAAACCAGAATTGAGAACAAAGAGTTGATTCTAAAGCAAGAAATTCTAGAAGAAGTGGAGCCACAAGGGCAGCTACAAGGGTCCCAGGAGAAGGGGCCCCTGTCTTCCGAGTGTGGGGATGCCCATGAGGACAGGATAGAAAAGCCCTCAGGTGACCCCTCAATGCTGAAACTTGAAAAGTCTCCTGAAGATCAGGGAGTCACCAGCATCTCAGATCTCAAGAGTGCTCCCAGAGAAGAGGGAGACTCCAAAAACAATGAATTTGGGCCTAGTGCCAAAAGTTCAAACTTTGTTCCTGCTCAGCACATCCAGACAGCAGAGAGACCCATTACCGGTGATGAACGTGGGAACAATTGCAAACACAGGTTAGATACCGTGAAACCTCATGAATCTCTTGACAGTGGGGAAAACTGCCATCATTCAAGCCTACTTGAGGCCCAGAGGCGGTTCCATGAAGAAAGACCTTATATGTGTGACACCTGTGAGAAGAGTTTCAAACAGCGTTCCGACCTCTTTAAACACCAGAGAACCCACACCGGGGAGAAGCCCTACGGGTGTTCTGTCTGTGGGAAAAGCTTCAGTCAGAGCGCTACCCTCGTTAAACACCAGAGGACTCACACCGGAGAGAAGCCTTACACCTGCCCCAAGTGTGGGGACAGCTTCAGACAGAGCTCAAATCTCAGTCGGCATCAGAGAGTCCACATGGGGGAGAAGCACTACACGTGTCATGAGTGCGGGGATATCTGCCGTATCTCCAACCATTTTAGACATCAGAGGACACACCAGGGGGAGAGACCCTACACGTGTGAAGAGTGTGCAAAGAGCTTTAAACGGTGTTCTGACCTCTCCAAACACCAGAGAATCCACACCGGGGAGAAGCCCTACGAATGCCAAGAATGTGGGAAAAGCTTCAGTCAGAGCGCAACCCTCGTTAAACACCAGAGGACACACACAGGTGAGAAGCCGTACACGTGCCCCAAATGTGGGGACAGCTTCAGACAGAGCTCACACCTCAACCGGCATCAGAGAGTCCACATGGGGGAGAAGCACTACACGTGTCATGAGTGCGGGGAAATCTGCCGTATCTCCAACCATTTTAGACATCAGAGGACACACCAGGGGGAGAGACCCTACACGTGTGAAGAGTGTGCGAAGAGCTTTAAACGGTGTTCTGACCTCTCCAAACACCAGAGAATCCACACCGGGGAGAAGCCCTACGAATGCCAAGAATGTGGGAGAAGCTTCAGTCAGAGCGCAACCCTCGTTAAACACCAGagaactcacactggagagaagccttACAGATGTCTTGAATGTGGGGACAGCTTTAGACAGAGTTCACACCTCATCCGACACCAAAGAATCCATAGAAATAAAGCCCCATCATTTTGA